The DNA segment TGGGCCATTACTTTACAAGAAACACAGGACACTCTTTTTTGGGATTCTAAAGACCTAGGATATTTTAGCTGCTCAGATCGTGATAACTCTATTCTGATTCGCATGAAAGATGACTATGATGGAGCCGAGCCAAGCCCCTCTTCCGTATCCGTTTCAAACCTTATGAGACTATATGAAATCACTGGAGATCTTAACTTTCAAACTAAAGCAGAACAGACAGCTCAGACTTTCATACCCGCCATTCAACAAGCGCCGACTGGAGCACCGCAAATGCTTGCCTCCATCTATCGTCTTCTTGAGCCAACGACTCAAGTCTTTCTCTCTAGAGGTGCTGACCAAGGGCACGCCACTCAATTACAGCAAACCATTTTCAATAGCTATAGCCCCAACTTAACGCTACTCCATTCAACTACAGACAAACACACTATTGCTAAATCTTATCAAGCATTGATGACCTCTTGCTCAACCGAAGAACCCAAAGCCTATGTATGCAGAAACTTCACCTGTAATCTACCTACTAGTGATGCTTCAACACTCAAATCGTACCTTCAGAAAAATACAAAATAAACCTCCAAAGAGATCTAATTTAATACTATCCGTGTTAAATTTGGTATGAGAAAAAACTATGACATACATGAACCAACTCCTCTAAGACTAAAAAAAGCTATTACTGATTTGATTTATTAAGGGCCCAATCGTACTCAAAATATGACAGCTTTACGTCTTTGGGTATTTTGTTATTTCTATATTTATTAACAAACGCCACAACACCTTCCGGGTTAAAGTCCTCAGCATACCAATTAAAAATCATAGAAAGTGTTAGACTATCACCTGACAGCTTAACTCCCACATCACTATTACTAATAAATTCAGAAGATAATTTTTCAAGCTGAGACTCGACTTCTTCCTGAGTGAAAGCATAAGGAGCTAAGGGCGGACAACTCTTGGCAGCGCAATTTACTCCGAAGTGCACCCTTGCTTCTCCAAGTTGATTTATGAGTAATTCCTTTTCCAAGTGATTAAGCGACATTTTTTTACCCCCTACTTGAATACGCTCTTCGGAAAATAGTTCAAAGCCTAAACCTAAATCAGTAACACTCCTAATGGGATAACTATCAAGAACGTGTTTTATTACCCAGGCGTTATAGGCGTTCATATAATAGGAAAGCTTTGCTTCTTTAGTGCTAGGGATTGGATTATTTTTGGAAATAAAATCAATCACGTAGTCCAACGATTTAAGATCAGATTCATTATTCTTCCAAGCTGCATAATCAACACCCTTGATGCTAACATATTTCTGTAACAACTCAGAATACGTGTCTCGCCATGTATCTGCTTGTAGCAGGGGCATTGAAATACAAATTACCAGTAAGGCTAATACTATTCGCATCATCTTCATAAGATTCTATTCAATACTTTTTAGTTAAAACTATCATCTAAAGCAAAGCTAGAAGAGGCTAAGCCTCTGTTAGAAGTAGTGATTGGATCTCTACTTTCCTCCAATAATCTAGGTTCTGATTGAAACTCCACTTTTTTTGATTTTTCAATAGTCTCTTTTGCTTTATGTGCAGCTTCGTTTGTCCCAACAATAATTTTAAGATCATTAACCGTTTCTTTCAAAACAGCTGCCTGTTCGATAAGCTCATTGCTTTGCGCCGCTCCTCGCTCAGCTGCTTCAGCACTATTTTGAGTAAGCATATCAATTTCACCAACTGCTTTAGTAATCTGTTCAATTCCGGCCTTTTGCTCAACAGAGGCAGCCGCTATCTGTTCCACCGCTTCGTCTACTTCTTGGACTTTATGGCTAATATCATCAAGATTTTTATTAACTTCACTGGCTCGACTACTTATACCTTCCAGATTATCATTAACCTTCCGACAAGCTTCAACGCCTTCTGAGCTCTTTAAAATCGAGTCTTCAATTAGTTGACTTGTTTCTCTAGCGGCATCTGCACTTCGCAAAGCCAAGCCTCTAACTTCGTCGGCAACAACCGCAAAACCCAGTCCTGCATCTCCCGCTCTAGCGGCTTCTACCGCTGCATTAAGAGCTAAAATATTTGTCTGAAAAGCAATTTCATTAATGGCCTGCATCACCTTGGAAATCGAATCACTGGAGCTTTTGATTTCATCCATAGCTATATTCATGGCGTCATTAGAAGCTCGAACCTCATCCACACTAGCATTTAAAGTGGTAATAGCCTCTAACCCCCTTTTAGCATAATCATTGGCTTGCTTTGCTAGAGTTTTAGTTAATTCAGCTCCTTGAGCATTTTCATTGGTCTGGCTAGTCATCTGAGTCAAAGAAGCACTAGTCTGTTCCAAAGCTGCGGCCTGAGAACTTGCATCATCTGCAAGCCTCACACTAGATTTTTGTATTTGTTCAACGACGAGACTGAGTTTCTTATCATTTTCATTCAGCACCGGCACTGCTAGTGCTACTGGTTTGACTGCATGTTTTGTCAAATGAATACCCAAACCAGCTGTGACTAGAACAATCACTGTAAGCAAAATCGTGAGAGCCATAGACTCCTGAAAAGCTGACAAAAAAACTCCAGCACCAGAAACTTTGGAAACATAAAATAAATATTGGCTCTTGTTGGCATTGTTAGGATAGATAGGACTAGAAACAAAATAGTAGTTATTTCCAACCTTTATTTGCCCACCTTTACCAGAATCCAATAGCTGCCAGACTTGATCAGGAAACTCATTATCTAGAAATGCCGTCCATTCACCATTTTCTCCATCCCATGCATTTAGAAAACTTCTATTGGAATTACCTAAACGCTCCCACATAGCATTCGCTTTATTTTCAGCATATCGAAGTAATTGCTGTAGGCTACAAGTGACAACCATAACCCCTACACGCTCTGTCAATATTTTCGTATAATCAGTAACTGGGATTGCCATTTGCAAGCTAGGCTCGTCGTTCCATACATAATAAGGTTCAAACAGAATCTCATCTTTTGCAAGTTCTCCGAAGGCTTTCTTCAATAAGTTCGGATCATTTTCATTAGCCAAGCCAGCCTTGATTTCATTCGGAAGGGCATTAGTAACCACTCCATTCTTTCTCGATACTTGTGCCAAAACTTTTCCTTGATAAACAAAATCTAATTTATCTAGGCCTTGATAGTTTTCCAAGAAGACCGAACCAACTTTGCCATATCTTCTCTGCCATTGCATAAGAGTCGAACCATCAAAGGGATCTACTTCTCGATAGTCATAAGCCCTCATAATTCCAGCTACAGGGGGAGTTCCTGAGAATGCCTTAAGGCCCTCTTTATTACTTTTTAGTGCACTTTCTATTAAGACTCCATTACGGCTAGAGTGTTCATAAAAGCTATTTAACTGTTTACTTATCTGATCATTGAAAGTCACAAAAAGACCTATCACTACAGGAATGATAGAAGCCGCTACAACAAGACCTGCGATCTTACTAACTAAATTAAGTGAGCGAATTATTTTCATAGTTGACTGACTTTGGTTATTTCATCTGTCATTGATTTAGATAAAGTGACATCGACATTCTCAACCGCATCAGCCAAAGATTTCACTAAATTGAAGGCATGTTGTATCAAAGGGTAAACATCTCCAGGTCCTATACTATTTTTTTCCTTTCTCCAGTTTGCATGCCTTAGAGAAAGCTCCATATCAAAACTATTGATAGAACCACTTAGGGCTTTTAATTCTCCAGTTAGAATTTTCGTTAGATCGAAAACGTCTCCTGGCGTAATACTATCTAGATTCTCAATATCATCTAGGAGAATGGGAAAGTAATCTGTAGTTTCTTGATAGTAGTCAGACATTCTATTATACGTCATTTGTAAAAGGACATAAACATGACGTGGTTTTATATCCTGTTGTGGATTCATCGGAAAACCATAACGCTCATAAGTAATACCATCATTTTGAGCTAATGCATACAAGATAGGAACTAATTCCGTTACGTTTGCAATATAAACTCTACTTGGAGTCGCCCAATCTACTTCTATGTTTTTTTGTTTTGCAATCACCACGTGATGATGGGTAATTGATCTCAACATTTGAAAGACGTCACTAGCAGTCTTCTCTTCACCACTACCGCTGTACTCTCGAAATAACTTTTTATAAACAAAATAGTTCTTAATGAGGCTTAGGACATTGTAGATATCCAAGGCTTTAACATCACTAACTTCCAAACCTTGCATTTTTTTATGCGTAACAATATCTATAGAACCCGGATATAATGCCCCAAACTCCTCTACTACTGAAAGCGCCTTCTCGTAGACGTTTCTCGGTTTAGCCATTTGAGTGATTGGTTGCTTGGAGAACTTCGCTTCCATATTGTTGGCAGATTTCAAAGAGTTTTCTATACTCTTTGCTAAGTTGTAAACATCTGTTATGTCCGTATTTGCGAATGCGTTAGAGGCCAAAAGCATCAAAGAAAGCGGCATAGCCAAGAAATTTAAAAGCTTTATGTAGCTCTTAAGGAGATTTTTAACTTCAAAGCTATCTGCAACAAACCTAAATATCATGCCAAATCATCCTTATCATGATCTATTCGACCTTAATCCTAATCGCCTAAGGCAAATTTCTTTATTCACTGAAAGATTTTATCATGATTTCTTTCCTTGTCTGTCGACGTCCATAGTTCAATAGATTACTAAAACTCAATGCGAAGCTTTTGTATGTATCATAGCATTAACCTCTATGCTTGTAAGCATGTCCTGAGTCTTCGTAACTCAAGTGCGGCAATTCTTTAACGTAACTGATAATAGCTTAAATTTATGAGCGAGATAACAATCTAGCGTCTATTTGAGAGTTTATTTTGAATCCTATCCCAGACCCTCCAGAAAAGAACTTCTCTGGCACAGATGTTTGTCTAGCCAACTAGAGTCATACAAACAGGAGATGGCCATCAAAAAGCCAAGCTCGCAATAGGTATGAAAAATTAGATTAAAAACTCAATCAACATCTTGAATATTTGAAAGTCGATTATACTCCAGATTGGAAGGTAAGTTCACTCATCATGATTCGTAGGATGATCAGGCCAAATTATGAATCTTAAGACTCCTTGATGGGAAAGACTAAACTTTCTCAATTTCAAAATCTAAACGTAGTAGAAACTTGGAAAATGAACTTATCTCCCACATTTCGTCCATCAAGCACATGACCTAGCGTAAAACCATAAGAATGACCATGAGGTGAATTATAATAGATACCTCCATTTATAGTATCACTTATTTCCTTCAACTCTGGGAAACGATCTGGAGTAAACCCTGGGCCACCAATATCCAACCCCGAAAGTGATTGCTGTCTTCTGTAAGAGAAGGTTAGAGTCACTTCATCGATGATATTCTTATAAATTCCTAAATTTAAGAGGAAATCC comes from the Verrucomicrobiota bacterium genome and includes:
- a CDS encoding DUF547 domain-containing protein yields the protein MMRIVLALLVICISMPLLQADTWRDTYSELLQKYVSIKGVDYAAWKNNESDLKSLDYVIDFISKNNPIPSTKEAKLSYYMNAYNAWVIKHVLDSYPIRSVTDLGLGFELFSEERIQVGGKKMSLNHLEKELLINQLGEARVHFGVNCAAKSCPPLAPYAFTQEEVESQLEKLSSEFISNSDVGVKLSGDSLTLSMIFNWYAEDFNPEGVVAFVNKYRNNKIPKDVKLSYFEYDWALNKSNQ
- a CDS encoding methyl-accepting chemotaxis protein; amino-acid sequence: MKIIRSLNLVSKIAGLVVAASIIPVVIGLFVTFNDQISKQLNSFYEHSSRNGVLIESALKSNKEGLKAFSGTPPVAGIMRAYDYREVDPFDGSTLMQWQRRYGKVGSVFLENYQGLDKLDFVYQGKVLAQVSRKNGVVTNALPNEIKAGLANENDPNLLKKAFGELAKDEILFEPYYVWNDEPSLQMAIPVTDYTKILTERVGVMVVTCSLQQLLRYAENKANAMWERLGNSNRSFLNAWDGENGEWTAFLDNEFPDQVWQLLDSGKGGQIKVGNNYYFVSSPIYPNNANKSQYLFYVSKVSGAGVFLSAFQESMALTILLTVIVLVTAGLGIHLTKHAVKPVALAVPVLNENDKKLSLVVEQIQKSSVRLADDASSQAAALEQTSASLTQMTSQTNENAQGAELTKTLAKQANDYAKRGLEAITTLNASVDEVRASNDAMNIAMDEIKSSSDSISKVMQAINEIAFQTNILALNAAVEAARAGDAGLGFAVVADEVRGLALRSADAARETSQLIEDSILKSSEGVEACRKVNDNLEGISSRASEVNKNLDDISHKVQEVDEAVEQIAAASVEQKAGIEQITKAVGEIDMLTQNSAEAAERGAAQSNELIEQAAVLKETVNDLKIIVGTNEAAHKAKETIEKSKKVEFQSEPRLLEESRDPITTSNRGLASSSFALDDSFN